A genomic window from Ilyobacter polytropus DSM 2926 includes:
- a CDS encoding deoxyribodipyrimidine photo-lyase produces the protein MERRFKLINEKKIEKNGEYVLYWMQGSQRTRYNHCLEYGVLKANEMKKPLIVIFNLIDGYPDANERHYSFMLEGLKDVKKALFARKIEFYISHGDMAKNIVKASEKASILICDKGYMNIQKKWRAEISSKVKCQAVEIDTNLVVPVEEASQKEEYAARTIREKIKRQLDEFLYDFEKIKYSVNKSYNKKFCFYENNLNKDLDNVGKVLDNMKLNRSVSKSSFFYGGEIEAEKRLDEFIEIKLESYSYKNSDPGEDNVSKLSPYLHFGNISPVEIALELLKMKNETNSESIEAFLEELIIRRELSHNFIYYNERYDKWDGISYSWAYETLEKHRSDKRENIYSLEKLEKYKTHDIYWNAAQKEMVVTGFMHGYMRMYWCKKILEWSKTPEEAYERTIYLNNKYFLDGRDPNSYTGVAWCFGKHDRAWKERSIFGKIRYMNSEGLKRKFDMDKYVKKTEKL, from the coding sequence ATGGAAAGAAGGTTTAAACTTATAAATGAAAAAAAAATAGAAAAGAATGGTGAATATGTTTTGTACTGGATGCAGGGAAGCCAGAGAACTAGATACAACCATTGTCTTGAATATGGGGTGTTAAAAGCCAATGAGATGAAAAAACCTCTTATAGTTATTTTTAATCTTATAGACGGATATCCTGATGCCAATGAAAGACATTATTCCTTTATGCTTGAGGGACTGAAAGACGTGAAAAAAGCACTTTTTGCTAGGAAAATAGAATTTTATATATCTCACGGTGATATGGCCAAAAATATAGTCAAGGCATCTGAAAAAGCATCAATATTAATATGTGACAAGGGGTATATGAATATCCAGAAAAAATGGAGGGCTGAAATAAGCTCAAAAGTTAAATGCCAGGCTGTGGAGATAGATACCAATCTTGTGGTGCCTGTGGAAGAAGCCTCACAGAAAGAGGAGTATGCTGCAAGGACAATACGGGAAAAGATAAAAAGACAGCTAGATGAATTTTTATATGATTTTGAAAAGATAAAATATTCGGTGAATAAGAGTTATAATAAAAAGTTTTGTTTTTATGAAAATAATTTGAATAAAGATTTAGATAATGTAGGTAAGGTTCTTGATAATATGAAACTAAATAGGAGTGTTTCTAAGTCTTCTTTTTTTTACGGAGGAGAAATAGAAGCTGAGAAAAGATTAGATGAATTTATAGAAATAAAGCTAGAGAGCTATAGTTATAAAAACAGTGATCCAGGAGAAGATAATGTATCAAAACTATCTCCCTATCTGCATTTTGGAAATATATCTCCTGTTGAGATAGCCTTGGAGTTATTAAAAATGAAAAATGAAACAAATAGTGAGAGTATAGAGGCTTTTCTAGAGGAGCTTATAATAAGGCGGGAGCTTTCTCATAATTTCATATATTATAATGAAAGATATGATAAATGGGACGGTATAAGTTACTCGTGGGCATATGAAACTCTAGAAAAACATCGAAGTGATAAAAGGGAAAATATATACAGCTTGGAAAAACTTGAAAAATACAAAACCCATGACATTTACTGGAATGCAGCACAAAAAGAGATGGTAGTTACCGGATTTATGCACGGGTATATGAGAATGTACTGGTGTAAAAAAATCCTAGAGTGGAGCAAGACTCCAGAAGAGGCTTATGAAAGAACCATATATCTGAATAATAAATATTTTCTAGATGGGCGAGATCCCAATTCGTACACAGGCGTAGCCTGGTGTTTCGGTAAACATGACAGGGCCTGGAAGGAAAGAAGTATTTTTGGTAAAATAAGATATATGAATTCTGAAGGACTTAAAAGGAAATTTGATATGGATAAATATGTGAAAAAAACAGAAAAACTCTGA
- a CDS encoding DUF1850 domain-containing protein, with protein sequence MNSIKKIMFILILIFMSLFIFQKNALIIKDLSKDSIIFLNKISPGDEFTMRWMHSVELQPWEEIFRIDQNHNIVLDRTRFKSFGAGVPDSAGNKTEIKNGYVIFSGIDRKMPDLKYGVSDFAKHTFLFKNKELKLYEIVENGNGIKFDSVQMRLFKYYFLKIKILASNL encoded by the coding sequence ATGAACTCAATAAAAAAAATAATGTTTATTCTTATACTAATCTTTATGTCTCTTTTTATATTTCAGAAGAACGCACTAATCATTAAGGACTTATCAAAAGACTCTATAATCTTTTTAAATAAAATTAGTCCAGGAGATGAGTTCACCATGAGATGGATGCATTCAGTTGAACTCCAACCATGGGAAGAAATTTTTAGAATTGATCAAAATCACAATATCGTCCTTGACAGGACTAGATTTAAGTCATTTGGAGCTGGTGTTCCTGATTCTGCAGGAAATAAAACTGAAATAAAAAACGGTTACGTTATTTTTAGTGGAATAGACAGAAAAATGCCTGATTTAAAATACGGGGTTTCAGATTTTGCAAAACATACTTTTTTATTTAAAAACAAAGAATTAAAGTTATACGAAATTGTAGAAAACGGAAACGGTATAAAATTTGATTCGGTTCAGATGAGGCTTTTTAAATATTATTTTCTGAAAATAAAAATCCTGGCCTCCAACTTGTAA
- a CDS encoding SDR family NAD(P)-dependent oxidoreductase — translation MNKTILITGSTDGIGRLTAIKLANKGYTVYVHGRSQEKIRTTINEIKEATGNQNIKGFIADYSDLNSVEKMAEEINEKVAKLDVLINNAGVFNTSKIKNQDGLDIRMVVNYLAQYLLTARLLPLLNKGTDPRVINLSSAAQAPVSIDVLLGKETVSNGETYAQSKLALTMWTFYMAKKEPNISMIAVNPGSLQNTKMVQKAYGTSWSSPDKGATILSELSNIEDAIKISGKYFDNDRGNFGNAHPDSYDDAKIKKLIETTDELIKKLIG, via the coding sequence ATGAATAAAACAATATTGATTACAGGCAGTACAGATGGTATAGGGAGGTTAACGGCAATAAAACTTGCAAATAAAGGCTATACAGTCTATGTTCATGGCAGAAGCCAGGAAAAAATTAGAACAACTATCAACGAAATAAAAGAAGCGACTGGAAATCAAAATATAAAGGGATTTATAGCAGACTATTCAGACTTGAATTCAGTTGAAAAGATGGCTGAAGAGATCAATGAGAAAGTAGCAAAATTAGATGTGCTGATCAATAATGCAGGGGTATTTAACACTTCAAAAATTAAAAACCAAGACGGTTTAGATATAAGAATGGTTGTAAATTATCTGGCTCAGTATCTATTGACGGCAAGGTTACTGCCGTTATTAAACAAAGGGACAGACCCAAGAGTTATAAATCTAAGTTCTGCGGCTCAGGCTCCTGTATCTATAGATGTTTTACTGGGAAAAGAAACTGTATCTAATGGTGAAACCTATGCCCAAAGTAAGCTTGCATTGACAATGTGGACTTTTTATATGGCAAAAAAAGAGCCTAATATTTCTATGATTGCAGTAAATCCAGGATCATTGCAGAACACAAAAATGGTCCAAAAGGCATATGGTACATCATGGTCTTCACCTGACAAGGGGGCGACTATTCTGTCAGAATTATCAAATATAGAGGATGCCATAAAAATTTCCGGGAAGTACTTTGATAATGACAGAGGAAACTTTGGAAATGCTCATCCAGATTCTTATGATGATGCAAAAATAAAAAAACTTATTGAAACAACTGATGAATTGATTAAAAAATTAATTGGATAA
- a CDS encoding radical SAM protein, translating to MKYTGPIYRPPYEAGSLLLQVTVGCAHNKCAFCTMYRETQFSTESIEQVEKDLKEARKIHKSIKRVFLVNGDAFVLGASRLKPIAEKIIEYFPEVEVITMYAHINNIKGKTDEELKELAKLRINDLWVGVETGHEEALKYLDKGFNLEEAKEQLKRLGDAGIRFIYGMMYGAAGRSKGIENALANAKLINETKPMGMAPTTLNPNPGTKLWDDVESGKFTLATEGEIFEEMKSLLKNIEVEGLQYLGRHAINTIPFDAILPRDKKKAIEVINATIDKVGEDYLNSVPKRHSI from the coding sequence GTGAAATACACGGGACCAATTTATAGACCTCCTTATGAGGCCGGAAGTCTGCTGCTGCAAGTGACTGTGGGGTGTGCTCATAATAAATGTGCTTTTTGTACCATGTATAGGGAAACGCAATTTTCAACTGAATCTATCGAGCAGGTGGAGAAAGATCTGAAAGAGGCAAGAAAAATTCATAAGAGCATTAAAAGAGTATTTTTGGTAAATGGAGATGCCTTTGTGCTAGGTGCAAGCAGATTAAAGCCCATTGCTGAAAAAATCATAGAATACTTCCCTGAAGTGGAAGTGATCACAATGTATGCTCATATCAACAATATAAAGGGAAAAACTGATGAAGAACTGAAGGAACTTGCAAAATTGAGAATAAATGACTTGTGGGTGGGAGTGGAAACCGGCCATGAAGAAGCCCTAAAATATTTAGATAAAGGCTTTAATTTAGAAGAAGCAAAAGAGCAACTAAAAAGACTGGGAGATGCTGGAATCAGATTCATATACGGAATGATGTATGGGGCTGCAGGAAGAAGCAAAGGAATTGAAAATGCCCTTGCAAACGCAAAATTAATAAATGAAACAAAACCTATGGGGATGGCTCCCACTACCTTGAATCCAAATCCTGGAACTAAATTGTGGGATGATGTGGAAAGCGGTAAGTTTACCCTGGCTACAGAGGGGGAGATCTTTGAAGAGATGAAAAGTTTACTGAAAAATATAGAGGTTGAGGGACTACAATATCTAGGTAGGCATGCTATAAATACGATTCCATTTGATGCAATACTGCCGAGGGATAAAAAGAAGGCAATAGAGGTAATTAATGCCACAATTGATAAGGTGGGCGAGGACTACTTAAACAGTGTTCCAAAACGTCATTCAATTTAA
- a CDS encoding vWA domain-containing protein, which translates to MKEKYHEIICIIDRSGSMESIKSDAIGGFNSFIESQRKFDGEAALTLVLFNDYYKIVYDRKDIQTVPFLNDNTYVPGGTTAMLDAIGRTIDSIGERLNKTPEEDRPEKVIVSILTDGLENDSKEYTYEQVGSRIKRQQEKYNWEFIFLAANQDAVASAKMISIDERDAVDFEATPDGIYKALYSMNEMIYDKRIK; encoded by the coding sequence ATGAAAGAGAAGTACCACGAAATCATATGTATCATCGACAGGTCCGGGTCTATGGAATCAATAAAAAGTGATGCCATCGGAGGGTTCAATAGTTTTATAGAGAGTCAGAGAAAGTTTGATGGTGAAGCAGCTCTTACACTTGTACTTTTCAATGACTATTACAAGATTGTCTATGACAGGAAAGATATTCAGACAGTACCATTTTTGAACGATAATACTTATGTACCAGGTGGGACTACTGCCATGCTAGACGCCATTGGAAGAACCATCGACAGTATAGGGGAAAGATTAAACAAAACTCCTGAAGAAGATAGGCCTGAAAAAGTAATTGTATCAATTCTTACAGATGGACTTGAAAACGACAGTAAAGAATATACCTACGAGCAGGTTGGGTCTAGGATCAAACGACAGCAGGAAAAGTATAATTGGGAATTCATATTTTTGGCCGCCAATCAGGATGCTGTAGCCTCTGCTAAAATGATCTCCATCGATGAAAGGGATGCAGTTGATTTTGAAGCTACTCCTGATGGAATATACAAGGCGTTGTATTCTATGAACGAAATGATCTACGATAAAAGAATAAAATAA
- a CDS encoding IclR family transcriptional regulator, which produces MKINRTVERTVKILELLSKEKNGLTVKEITAKMKIPKTSAYDILETMAHLEVLEKNTGELNLYKIGLKSFQIGNSYSRNKEIFKIIDKPMQELAEKTGKTVFYAVENDGEIVYISKHESEKAIITTAGIGSTNPMYCTSLGKAILAFLSPEKIEALIAMQPFEKKTKYSLSKQDLIKELKEIKNRGYAIDNREIEEHMLCIGAPVFDSTKSVVGAVSISGLFSENRDIDKEALALMNTCSEISRKLGY; this is translated from the coding sequence ATGAAAATAAATAGAACTGTTGAAAGAACCGTTAAAATATTAGAACTTTTATCAAAAGAAAAAAATGGGCTAACTGTCAAAGAGATAACTGCAAAAATGAAAATTCCAAAGACCAGTGCCTATGATATCTTAGAAACAATGGCTCATCTGGAGGTTCTTGAAAAAAATACTGGAGAATTAAATCTTTATAAAATAGGTTTAAAAAGTTTTCAAATAGGAAACAGTTATTCTAGAAATAAAGAGATCTTCAAAATCATAGACAAGCCTATGCAGGAATTGGCTGAAAAAACCGGAAAAACTGTTTTTTATGCTGTGGAAAACGATGGAGAAATAGTCTATATATCAAAACATGAATCTGAAAAAGCTATTATCACAACTGCAGGAATAGGAAGTACAAATCCCATGTATTGCACCTCATTGGGAAAGGCCATACTGGCTTTTCTTTCTCCTGAAAAAATTGAAGCTCTTATAGCTATGCAACCTTTTGAAAAAAAAACCAAGTACAGTCTTTCAAAACAAGATCTGATAAAAGAATTGAAAGAAATAAAAAATCGTGGCTATGCCATTGACAATAGAGAGATAGAGGAGCATATGCTTTGTATAGGGGCACCGGTTTTTGACTCTACAAAATCTGTCGTGGGGGCAGTAAGTATCTCAGGACTTTTTTCTGAGAACCGTGATATTGATAAGGAAGCTTTAGCACTCATGAATACCTGTTCTGAAATTTCAAGAAAATTAGGTTACTGA
- a CDS encoding DUF523 domain-containing protein, giving the protein MENIYTEKIKIGMSSCMYGARVRYNSKGWEMLGYLHRERSNYLWTPVCPEVMSGMGVPRSPIRLVGGNGEDFWIGNTKVKNREGRDVTSMMGKGALACYETLERAEVDAYIFMEGSPSCGVYRTTLKNKRLGKPPGVFGALLLNRGYFLIPAQDLQSPVKWWDWRRRLTAFVWLKRQKVTEVKDLYEIWHILKFLCQELDEKSARELGHRIGSFKKDIGEKVVAEVKDEILEILRKPSDVKRVKQWLWKNYIHLKKSKGISIEDVCPPEALRNMTHIAEEMIHVEIESRDKGLIFGSSPINYKPSR; this is encoded by the coding sequence ATGGAGAATATTTATACAGAAAAAATAAAGATAGGAATGTCATCGTGTATGTATGGAGCCAGGGTAAGGTATAACAGTAAAGGCTGGGAGATGCTAGGGTATCTTCATAGAGAGCGTTCTAATTACCTCTGGACTCCTGTGTGTCCAGAAGTAATGAGCGGAATGGGAGTGCCTAGATCTCCTATAAGGCTTGTTGGAGGAAATGGTGAGGACTTCTGGATAGGAAATACAAAGGTTAAGAACAGAGAGGGGAGGGATGTAACCTCTATGATGGGAAAAGGTGCCTTGGCATGCTATGAAACCCTTGAAAGAGCCGAGGTAGATGCCTATATATTCATGGAGGGAAGCCCTAGCTGCGGTGTATACAGGACTACTTTGAAAAATAAGAGATTAGGTAAGCCACCAGGGGTATTTGGAGCTCTGCTTTTAAACAGAGGGTATTTTCTCATACCTGCTCAGGACCTTCAGAGTCCTGTGAAGTGGTGGGACTGGAGAAGGAGACTTACCGCCTTTGTGTGGCTCAAAAGACAAAAGGTCACTGAGGTAAAAGACCTCTATGAAATCTGGCATATTTTGAAATTCCTTTGTCAGGAACTTGATGAAAAAAGTGCAAGGGAGCTAGGACACAGAATAGGAAGTTTCAAGAAAGATATAGGAGAAAAAGTTGTGGCAGAGGTTAAGGATGAAATTTTGGAAATTTTGAGGAAACCATCTGATGTGAAAAGGGTGAAGCAGTGGTTATGGAAAAACTACATTCATCTAAAAAAATCCAAGGGGATAAGTATAGAGGATGTATGTCCTCCTGAAGCCCTTAGAAACATGACACATATCGCAGAAGAGATGATTCATGTGGAGATAGAGTCAAGAGACAAGGGCCTTATCTTCGGGAGTTCACCAATAAACTACAAGCCCTCTAGGTAA
- a CDS encoding MalY/PatB family protein — protein sequence MLYNFDEIIERRNTNAMSTDGFREYIFNAPQEMKFPFADDEFIRMWIADMEFATPPEVIQAIKDRTEKRIFGYTKIFDPEYYNIFSKWTKKHYDWTFPKEHLVTSNGIIPALYELIDHICKPNEKVLILTPSYAFFKYAADFNNIETVCSDLINKNGNYEMNFDDIEMKAKDEKVSLCIFCNPHNPTGRVWTEKELKKVGEICLDNGLWIISDEIHCDLLRTEFKHTPMSKLFPDSDKIITCMAPSKTFNLAGLMISNIIIPEKKLREKWYKRHFSMENPLSVAAAQAAYEHGDEWVRQLKIYLDENFEFTRQYLEKNLPKAVFKIPEATYLAWINVQSYLPEDIDIPLYFANNVGVLLEGGNMFVANSDGYIRLNLACPRTILEEGLKRICTFLNK from the coding sequence ATGTTGTACAATTTTGATGAAATTATTGAAAGAAGAAATACCAATGCAATGAGTACTGATGGTTTTAGAGAATATATATTTAATGCACCGCAAGAAATGAAATTTCCTTTTGCAGATGATGAGTTTATTCGAATGTGGATTGCAGACATGGAGTTTGCAACTCCTCCAGAAGTTATCCAAGCGATAAAAGATAGGACCGAGAAAAGGATTTTTGGTTACACAAAAATATTTGACCCAGAGTATTATAATATATTTTCAAAGTGGACTAAAAAACATTATGATTGGACGTTTCCTAAAGAGCATTTGGTAACTTCTAACGGTATAATTCCAGCTCTCTATGAACTAATAGACCATATTTGCAAACCAAATGAGAAAGTATTAATTCTCACTCCTTCATATGCTTTTTTTAAATATGCTGCTGATTTTAATAATATTGAAACTGTATGCTCTGACCTGATTAATAAAAATGGTAATTATGAAATGAACTTTGATGATATCGAGATGAAGGCAAAGGACGAAAAAGTATCTCTGTGTATTTTTTGCAATCCACATAATCCAACTGGACGTGTCTGGACGGAAAAAGAATTGAAAAAAGTAGGAGAAATTTGTTTAGATAATGGGCTATGGATAATATCTGATGAGATTCACTGTGATCTTCTAAGAACGGAGTTTAAACATACCCCTATGTCAAAACTTTTTCCAGATTCTGATAAGATAATAACTTGCATGGCTCCTAGTAAAACCTTTAATTTAGCGGGACTTATGATTTCGAATATTATAATACCTGAAAAAAAGTTAAGGGAAAAATGGTATAAACGACATTTTTCAATGGAAAATCCTCTCAGTGTAGCAGCAGCCCAAGCAGCCTACGAACATGGAGATGAATGGGTTAGACAATTGAAAATCTATCTAGATGAAAATTTTGAGTTTACGAGGCAATATCTAGAAAAAAATCTACCAAAGGCTGTATTTAAAATCCCTGAAGCAACTTACTTAGCATGGATAAATGTTCAATCATACCTACCTGAAGATATTGACATTCCTCTTTATTTTGCAAATAATGTAGGGGTTCTTCTTGAAGGAGGAAATATGTTCGTTGCAAATTCCGATGGTTATATCAGACTTAATTTAGCTTGTCCAAGGACAATACTAGAAGAGGGTTTAAAGAGAATATGTACTTTTTTAAATAAATAA
- a CDS encoding NAD(P)H-dependent oxidoreductase — translation MKERKEEIIKAYQFREATKEFLEDKKISDDDFEFILETGRLSPSSFGWEPWQFLVVQNMEIREKLREFSWGAQKQLPTASHFVVILGRKAKEMIPGSDYFKYIAKEVNKLPEDITKMREDVFGKFQNEDFDLTDDRKIFDWVGKQTYLPFANMMTAAAQIGVDSCPIEGFDREKIEAILREEGVLDTDKFGVTAMVAFGYKKANLDWSKTRRDTSEVVKWVR, via the coding sequence ATGAAGGAAAGAAAAGAGGAGATAATAAAAGCATATCAATTTAGAGAGGCAACTAAAGAATTCTTAGAAGACAAGAAAATTTCAGATGATGATTTTGAATTTATTCTAGAAACTGGAAGATTATCACCTAGTTCATTTGGGTGGGAGCCTTGGCAATTTTTAGTTGTACAAAATATGGAAATAAGAGAAAAATTGAGAGAATTCAGTTGGGGAGCTCAGAAACAACTTCCAACAGCTAGTCACTTTGTTGTTATTCTCGGAAGAAAGGCAAAAGAGATGATTCCTGGATCTGATTATTTCAAATATATAGCAAAGGAAGTAAATAAGCTCCCTGAGGATATTACGAAAATGAGAGAGGATGTCTTTGGTAAATTCCAAAATGAGGACTTTGATCTCACAGATGACAGAAAGATATTTGACTGGGTGGGAAAACAGACTTATCTTCCATTTGCCAATATGATGACTGCAGCTGCTCAAATCGGTGTTGACTCTTGCCCAATAGAGGGATTTGACAGAGAAAAAATAGAGGCTATTCTAAGGGAAGAAGGAGTTCTAGACACTGATAAATTTGGGGTAACAGCAATGGTAGCCTTTGGTTACAAAAAAGCCAATCTTGACTGGTCTAAAACAAGAAGAGATACAAGTGAAGTTGTCAAGTGGGTAAGATAG